A stretch of the Vulcanisaeta souniana JCM 11219 genome encodes the following:
- a CDS encoding aldo/keto reductase — MHHRALGRTGIRVSEISFGAWVIGTDMYGAHDRERDIALIRTALDLGINTFDTADMYGDGLSEKILGEALRGYDVNVFTKVGYEVGKLINGRHVQNFSVSYIINAVRESFNRLGRRITLLQLHNPPINVIRDKELHRALLRLVEEGYVEHLGVALGPETNVLNEGLAAIDEGYESIMFVFNVLEQEPGKSLMRRGVEESVGLITRVPHASNVLTSKQEINFGPSDHRNLRSRNWLVKALGFTNTRIKPIAQSLGMDLETLAIKYVLSYPVSTVMVTATNAEELMKYVGTADSDYLSDGVIKTLENLYEEFTKSISND; from the coding sequence ATGCATCACAGGGCCCTTGGAAGGACGGGTATTAGGGTTTCGGAGATTAGTTTTGGGGCTTGGGTCATTGGCACGGACATGTATGGGGCCCATGACAGGGAGCGAGACATTGCCCTAATAAGGACTGCCCTTGACCTAGGAATAAACACCTTCGACACGGCGGACATGTATGGCGATGGACTTAGCGAGAAAATACTCGGTGAGGCTCTTAGGGGTTATGACGTTAATGTATTCACGAAGGTTGGTTATGAGGTTGGTAAATTAATTAATGGTAGGCATGTCCAGAACTTCAGCGTTAGCTATATCATTAATGCGGTCAGGGAGTCCTTCAATAGGTTGGGCAGGAGGATAACACTACTTCAACTTCACAATCCACCAATCAATGTAATCAGGGATAAGGAATTACATAGGGCTTTGTTGAGGCTCGTGGAGGAGGGCTATGTCGAACACTTAGGTGTTGCCCTCGGCCCGGAGACTAATGTCCTCAATGAGGGTTTGGCGGCGATTGATGAGGGTTATGAGTCAATAATGTTCGTGTTTAATGTTCTTGAGCAGGAGCCTGGCAAGTCGTTGATGAGGCGTGGTGTTGAGGAGTCCGTGGGCTTGATAACCAGGGTTCCGCATGCATCGAATGTATTAACGAGTAAGCAGGAAATAAACTTTGGACCTAGCGATCATAGAAACTTGAGGAGCAGAAACTGGCTCGTGAAGGCTCTGGGGTTTACAAACACGAGGATAAAGCCCATTGCTCAATCCCTGGGCATGGACCTGGAGACCCTGGCCATTAAGTACGTTCTCTCCTACCCGGTGAGCACTGTGATGGTTACGGCAACCAACGCCGAGGAATTAATGAAGTACGTGGGTACGGCTGACAGCGATTACTTGAGTGACGGCGTTATAAAGACCCTGGAGAACCTATATGAGGAATTCACGAAATCAATAAGTAATGATTGA
- a CDS encoding PaREP1 family protein — protein sequence MELGKPWINLGEYRRTRLMEARYEAEIAIRMLGEGLSRNATGKAFQAWKSFLAAISTGMINELSKVYRRKVRVRGLKERINEALYVVAFMPMTRVFEVSKVLAALSPMIPYLTLASLELHRYQYNGPDREGYSACLGVMMTLGSSYASS from the coding sequence ATGGAATTGGGCAAGCCCTGGATTAATTTAGGTGAGTATAGGAGAACGCGACTAATGGAGGCGCGTTACGAGGCTGAGATAGCAATTAGAATGCTCGGTGAGGGCTTGAGCAGGAACGCGACCGGTAAGGCATTCCAGGCATGGAAGTCCTTCCTCGCGGCGATATCCACCGGTATGATCAACGAGTTAAGCAAGGTATATAGGCGTAAGGTAAGGGTTAGGGGATTGAAGGAGAGGATTAATGAGGCATTGTACGTGGTGGCCTTCATGCCCATGACACGCGTGTTCGAGGTATCCAAGGTACTTGCCGCACTAAGCCCAATGATACCGTACCTAACCCTGGCATCCCTCGAACTACATAGGTACCAATACAATGGGCCGGATAGGGAGGGGTATTCAGCGTGTTTAGGAGTGATGATGACGCTAGGGAGTTCATATGCAAGTTCCTAA
- a CDS encoding metallophosphoesterase family protein, whose protein sequence is MVSLVLGLIITLLIYEMPFIYEKAYVATIELGNDPLIIAISDLHLESNKRNFCCIGNYLRSLDKENIYLVINGDLFDKAHRQVMSQLHMHELIQRLSLSGINGLREVIYVMAMHDHDPRFYHKETRYSIDNVNVRVIRGAVKLVMGSKTFWFLHGDYVVKNGLIASLMNKLLSGLYDKLVRLAVRAGRDDWIVIGHTHVPNINNELRIANTGSWLNRFINATDTAIVINGSGNVELINIKCNP, encoded by the coding sequence ATGGTATCATTAGTGCTGGGATTAATCATTACATTACTGATTTATGAAATGCCATTCATATACGAAAAAGCTTATGTGGCGACAATAGAGTTGGGTAATGACCCGTTAATAATCGCCATATCAGACCTACACCTAGAATCAAACAAAAGGAACTTCTGCTGTATTGGCAATTACCTGAGGAGCCTAGACAAGGAAAACATTTACCTGGTTATTAACGGAGACCTATTCGACAAGGCACACAGGCAAGTGATGAGTCAATTGCATATGCATGAATTAATACAACGCTTAAGCTTGTCAGGCATTAATGGATTGAGGGAAGTGATCTATGTAATGGCGATGCATGACCACGATCCAAGGTTTTATCATAAAGAGACTAGGTACAGCATTGATAATGTTAATGTTAGGGTGATTCGTGGGGCGGTGAAGCTGGTCATGGGCAGTAAGACTTTTTGGTTCCTGCATGGTGATTACGTTGTTAAGAATGGATTAATTGCATCCCTGATGAATAAATTACTTAGTGGTTTATACGATAAGTTGGTTAGATTGGCTGTGAGGGCTGGGAGGGATGATTGGATCGTGATTGGGCATACACACGTACCTAATATAAATAATGAGCTACGCATAGCTAACACGGGTTCGTGGTTAAACAGGTTCATAAACGCCACGGATACCGCGATAGTGATTAATGGGTCAGGTAATGTAGAATTGATCAATATTAAGTGCAATCCTTAA
- the proC gene encoding pyrroline-5-carboxylate reductase — MSKLCLGGFIARYAIIGLGKIGTAIAKSLIKSGVDPTSISGSVRRVESISRVGHELPGVFVTTNNAEVVKGADIVILAVKPYQVLDALMPIRDLLSSDQLLISVVAGVTTGIIEGFVLSKVIRAMPNIGIVIERGVTAVAPGSRVSEDDVKRACGIFSSMGRCVVVNERYMDAITAISGSGPAFMALILEALWEAGLLLGIPTDISWELAVGTLETSAELLRFRKPWEVVEEVTTPGGVTIRGIKVAEEGSLRGLIMRMIEETARRGGEISREIEAGIRSRINN, encoded by the coding sequence TTGTCCAAGTTGTGCTTGGGTGGTTTTATTGCCAGGTACGCAATAATCGGGCTTGGTAAAATAGGGACTGCCATAGCCAAGTCCCTAATAAAGTCTGGCGTTGATCCTACAAGTATAAGCGGTAGTGTTAGGAGAGTTGAGAGCATTAGTAGGGTTGGGCATGAATTACCTGGCGTATTTGTGACTACGAACAATGCAGAGGTTGTTAAGGGTGCGGACATAGTAATACTAGCCGTTAAGCCCTACCAAGTCCTTGATGCCCTAATGCCCATACGTGATCTGCTCAGTAGCGATCAGTTGCTTATTTCTGTAGTTGCTGGGGTAACTACGGGCATTATAGAGGGCTTCGTTCTGTCGAAGGTCATTAGAGCCATGCCGAACATAGGCATTGTGATTGAGAGGGGCGTAACTGCCGTTGCGCCTGGTTCAAGGGTTTCTGAGGATGATGTTAAGAGGGCCTGCGGTATATTTAGTTCCATGGGCAGGTGCGTCGTTGTTAATGAGCGTTACATGGATGCAATAACCGCTATTAGTGGTTCTGGGCCTGCCTTCATGGCTTTAATACTCGAGGCACTTTGGGAAGCCGGATTACTGCTTGGCATACCTACTGATATCTCCTGGGAATTAGCCGTGGGCACCCTGGAGACCAGTGCTGAGTTGCTTAGGTTTAGGAAACCGTGGGAAGTCGTTGAGGAGGTTACGACGCCTGGTGGCGTGACGATCAGGGGAATTAAGGTTGCTGAGGAGGGTAGCCTTAGGGGTTTGATTATGAGGATGATTGAGGAGACCGCGAGGAGAGGTGGTGAGATCAGTAGGGAAATCGAAGCAGGCATTAGGTCAAGAATTAATAATTGA
- a CDS encoding trans-sulfuration enzyme family protein, giving the protein MGKGTRSVRGSTRHVNDEAGSVIEPIYQTSLFDFREPEDRPSLHGVVPLKYSREDNPTVYAVESKMAELEHGVDALGTSSGMAAITTLMMSLLSKDSTVLMPLDVYGSTLVLMERLNRFGVRTVITDPGTNNVINSLRNSINVVFIESVSNPLLRVYDVPEIVKASHEAGATVVVDNTLATPIGLTPINHGVDFVIHSATKYLSGHNDVVAGFIVGNDDRIKGVWEWRRFLGTIMEPFTAFLLNRGLKTLHIRMRTHEENAKAVAEFLMNHPKVERVYYPCLNNHETHETAKKLLSNCGGIVSFEVRGGLKEAMAVYKHAKMIIPSVSFGGTESIITHPASTTHAHWSPEDRARAGIKDNLLRLSVGLEDPEDIINDLSQALNYA; this is encoded by the coding sequence GTGGGTAAGGGAACGAGGAGTGTGCGTGGCAGTACTAGGCATGTAAACGATGAGGCTGGGTCCGTTATTGAACCAATATACCAAACATCATTGTTCGACTTCAGGGAGCCTGAGGACCGGCCCTCACTGCACGGTGTTGTTCCGCTTAAGTATAGTAGGGAGGACAACCCAACCGTTTATGCCGTGGAGAGCAAGATGGCCGAGCTTGAGCACGGCGTTGATGCACTCGGCACTTCCAGTGGCATGGCGGCAATAACCACATTAATGATGTCGCTACTCTCTAAGGACTCTACGGTACTCATGCCCCTCGACGTCTACGGCTCAACGCTAGTACTCATGGAGAGACTGAACAGGTTTGGTGTCAGGACCGTAATCACCGACCCAGGCACTAATAACGTCATTAACTCCCTAAGGAACAGCATTAATGTTGTGTTCATTGAGTCCGTCTCAAACCCACTCCTCAGGGTTTATGATGTTCCTGAAATAGTTAAGGCTTCCCACGAAGCTGGCGCCACGGTCGTAGTTGACAATACCTTAGCCACGCCAATAGGCCTAACCCCAATTAATCATGGAGTTGACTTCGTGATCCACAGCGCCACCAAGTACCTTAGTGGCCATAATGATGTCGTGGCTGGTTTCATAGTTGGTAATGATGATAGGATCAAGGGTGTTTGGGAATGGAGGAGGTTCCTTGGCACGATCATGGAGCCATTCACCGCATTCCTACTGAATAGAGGATTGAAAACACTTCACATCAGGATGAGAACCCATGAGGAAAACGCCAAGGCAGTAGCCGAGTTCCTAATGAATCACCCAAAGGTCGAGAGAGTTTATTATCCATGCCTCAATAATCATGAGACTCATGAAACAGCGAAGAAACTACTCAGTAACTGCGGTGGCATAGTTAGTTTTGAGGTCAGGGGTGGCTTGAAGGAGGCCATGGCCGTTTATAAACACGCTAAGATGATAATACCGAGCGTCAGCTTCGGAGGCACCGAGAGCATAATAACGCACCCAGCAAGCACAACACACGCACACTGGAGCCCCGAGGATAGGGCCAGGGCGGGCATTAAGGACAACCTACTTAGACTGAGCGTGGGCCTTGAGGACCCTGAAGACATAATCAACGACCTCAGCCAAGCACTTAATTATGCCTAA
- a CDS encoding MBL fold metallo-hydrolase, whose product MQTQRLQRLSDNVYVVIGRTNAGVLVIDNNECVIIDTGIDEDSGRRILNAIKPLNLRVRAIINTHHHADHIGGNALIVKRSGATVYATPEDKPFIERPVLEPLYLFGSFPPKLLRTKLLEAEGVVVRDLDDLRREVGFEVMPLPGHTMGMVGIAYGNTLFTADAFFPVDVIRKYGAPYHLNAGLALESLRKLSEGVTRYEYVVPAHGDVMKPQDAINVINENINAINRLRELVLSNVNDQVVLEDLIVKLLSSLGINIDSPHNYLLNRSALLSYIAWLADDGLLTINAVGNRLIVSRVKR is encoded by the coding sequence ATGCAAACGCAGAGGCTACAGAGACTTTCGGATAATGTTTACGTTGTGATTGGTAGAACGAATGCCGGCGTGTTGGTTATAGATAATAATGAGTGCGTGATAATTGATACGGGAATTGACGAGGACTCAGGACGTAGAATACTCAACGCTATTAAACCCCTAAACCTAAGGGTTCGCGCCATAATAAATACTCACCATCACGCGGACCACATCGGCGGTAACGCATTAATTGTTAAGAGGAGCGGTGCCACCGTCTACGCAACACCGGAGGATAAACCCTTCATAGAGAGGCCCGTGCTCGAACCGCTTTATCTCTTTGGCTCCTTCCCACCTAAGTTACTTAGGACGAAACTCCTTGAGGCTGAGGGCGTAGTGGTTAGGGACCTGGACGATCTACGTAGGGAGGTGGGTTTTGAGGTGATGCCGCTACCGGGGCATACGATGGGTATGGTCGGGATAGCCTACGGAAATACACTGTTCACGGCTGACGCGTTCTTCCCGGTTGACGTCATACGAAAGTACGGAGCGCCATACCACTTAAATGCCGGCCTCGCGCTTGAAAGCCTTAGGAAGCTCTCCGAGGGCGTGACTAGGTATGAGTACGTCGTGCCTGCCCACGGCGATGTAATGAAGCCTCAAGATGCTATTAACGTAATTAATGAGAATATTAATGCAATAAATAGGTTGAGGGAGCTCGTCCTTAGTAATGTCAATGATCAAGTAGTACTTGAGGACTTAATTGTAAAGCTACTCTCATCGTTGGGTATAAACATTGATTCACCACACAATTACCTGCTGAACCGCTCCGCACTCCTCTCATACATTGCCTGGCTGGCTGATGATGGATTACTAACAATCAACGCCGTGGGCAATAGGCTGATCGTCTCTAGGGTGAAGAGGTGA
- a CDS encoding NAD(P)/FAD-dependent oxidoreductase, giving the protein MGMPRKKVVVIGGGIAGLTIANTLIEKAKDSVEVTVITRDRHYIGGPTRPLLLTNEEEYGRIIRGYEEVGLKGVNVVMGDVISIDSNNRVVNYAETLLGNRVKSLSYDYLVLAPGVVFDGSSINGYDKYWYMNANVYDPGRVHVLKNRVWNINGGAVIVYAPKAPYRCAPGPVESALLIHTILKYRGVRDKVRIIHIDANDKTQPPVIADVVKLIYDKAGIELVTNQEIVEMNDREVVTKSGERYKYDLLAMLEPNRVPSFIRDAGLGTDWVEVRSPTDLRTPKFDDVLAAGDAAKLPYPKNQEIAFESALFATNKILEDLGSDERVSVQYAFVGWAYVGNIEGKLETVSVQFGFDYTQQPPKPSKDPEPKRDYTVQKDRWMQTYLRRLFGY; this is encoded by the coding sequence ATGGGCATGCCCCGCAAAAAGGTTGTCGTTATTGGCGGTGGAATCGCAGGATTAACAATTGCAAATACACTAATCGAAAAGGCCAAGGACTCCGTTGAAGTCACCGTGATAACCAGGGATAGGCACTACATCGGTGGACCAACGAGACCATTACTACTAACTAACGAGGAGGAGTACGGCAGGATCATCAGGGGTTATGAGGAGGTTGGGTTGAAGGGCGTCAATGTTGTTATGGGCGACGTGATTAGTATTGACTCCAACAATAGAGTTGTTAATTACGCCGAGACGCTACTCGGCAACCGCGTAAAGAGTTTAAGCTATGACTACCTCGTGCTGGCGCCTGGCGTTGTTTTTGATGGCTCATCAATAAACGGCTATGATAAGTACTGGTACATGAATGCCAATGTTTATGACCCAGGTAGGGTCCACGTTCTCAAGAATAGGGTATGGAATATTAATGGTGGTGCGGTAATAGTATACGCACCAAAGGCGCCCTACCGCTGTGCGCCTGGCCCCGTCGAATCAGCACTTCTCATCCATACAATACTTAAGTACAGGGGTGTTAGGGATAAGGTTAGGATTATACATATTGATGCGAATGATAAGACGCAACCGCCCGTGATAGCTGATGTTGTTAAGTTGATTTACGATAAGGCGGGCATTGAGTTAGTCACTAACCAGGAAATCGTCGAGATGAATGATAGGGAGGTGGTTACGAAAAGCGGTGAGAGGTATAAGTACGACCTGCTGGCAATGCTTGAGCCCAACAGGGTTCCATCATTCATAAGGGACGCTGGGTTAGGCACTGACTGGGTTGAGGTTAGGTCACCAACAGACCTGAGAACTCCAAAGTTCGATGATGTACTCGCCGCCGGCGATGCTGCAAAATTACCATACCCAAAGAATCAAGAAATCGCGTTCGAGAGCGCACTATTTGCCACCAACAAGATCCTAGAGGACCTGGGCAGTGATGAGAGGGTGTCCGTGCAGTATGCATTTGTTGGTTGGGCATACGTCGGTAATATTGAGGGTAAGTTGGAGACTGTAAGTGTTCAATTCGGCTTTGATTACACGCAACAACCACCAAAGCCGAGTAAGGATCCTGAACCGAAGAGGGACTACACTGTGCAGAAGGATAGGTGGATGCAGACGTACCTAAGGAGGTTGTTTGGCTACTGA
- the rimI gene encoding ribosomal protein S18-alanine N-acetyltransferase, producing the protein MKGSLELRRCDPDNDMDIIVNLEREIFKPSEQYTLGFINWLCRNCTNYSYIAFMDGKPVGYIISCIEGLGKGHVISVGVLSNYRRMGIGNALICRSICSMAERGIDHVILEARVSNTPAITLYRKLGFDVHGVLRSYYNDGEDAYLMILGDDKFEALIRKCCSVAKQPP; encoded by the coding sequence ATGAAGGGCAGTCTAGAATTACGGAGATGCGATCCTGACAATGACATGGACATAATAGTGAATCTCGAGAGAGAGATATTCAAGCCAAGCGAGCAGTACACCCTTGGTTTCATTAATTGGTTATGCAGGAATTGCACTAATTACTCCTACATAGCATTTATGGATGGGAAGCCCGTGGGCTACATAATATCGTGCATAGAGGGCCTCGGTAAGGGTCACGTGATATCCGTCGGCGTTCTCAGTAACTATAGGAGGATGGGCATTGGCAACGCGTTAATATGTAGGTCAATATGCTCAATGGCCGAGAGGGGTATTGACCACGTGATACTTGAGGCCAGAGTATCAAACACGCCGGCAATAACGCTCTATAGGAAGCTTGGTTTTGACGTGCATGGCGTATTAAGGAGTTACTATAACGATGGTGAGGACGCATACCTAATGATACTTGGGGATGATAAGTTTGAGGCGTTAATACGTAAATGCTGCTCAGTAGCCAAACAACCTCCTTAG
- a CDS encoding metallophosphoesterase family protein, with protein sequence MVARILATADIHSPKYFPRFRETVKNLGKFDAVLIAGDLTESGSVDGLKILINELRRLSDTIIAVPGNEDYDEVMPRARELGVVRWLDDEVIKLTINDVTLRIIGSKGSLERPTTWQLRHISNIADTYRRRVEWLRRTINSSRELTILLIHYAPTFKTLQGEDPRIWPSLGVRDLEGVIFSNNVIAIHGHAHNSTVRCIKSGSSYIVNAAFTNIWKPVILEVGNEGLRSISVSCQEVKHEKGGGPSILDFMK encoded by the coding sequence ATGGTTGCTAGGATACTCGCCACAGCAGACATTCACTCGCCAAAGTACTTCCCAAGGTTCAGGGAAACCGTTAAAAACCTCGGCAAGTTCGATGCCGTACTCATAGCTGGCGATTTGACGGAAAGCGGAAGCGTCGATGGGTTGAAGATATTAATCAACGAATTAAGGAGGCTTAGTGACACGATAATTGCGGTGCCGGGTAATGAGGATTATGATGAGGTCATGCCGAGGGCTAGGGAGCTGGGTGTCGTTAGGTGGCTTGATGATGAGGTCATTAAATTAACAATAAATGATGTAACACTTAGGATAATTGGTTCGAAGGGGTCCCTGGAGAGGCCGACGACGTGGCAGTTGAGGCACATATCCAATATAGCGGACACGTATAGGCGCAGGGTTGAGTGGCTTAGGAGAACCATAAACTCATCTAGGGAGTTGACAATCCTCCTAATACACTACGCACCAACATTTAAGACACTTCAGGGTGAGGACCCGAGGATTTGGCCCAGCCTTGGGGTTAGGGATTTGGAGGGTGTGATTTTTAGTAATAATGTTATTGCTATACATGGCCACGCCCACAACTCGACGGTTAGGTGCATTAAGTCCGGTAGCTCCTACATAGTTAACGCTGCCTTCACAAATATTTGGAAGCCGGTAATACTTGAGGTTGGTAATGAAGGATTGAGGTCAATAAGTGTTAGTTGTCAGGAGGTTAAGCATGAGAAGGGTGGTGGGCCGTCAATACTTGACTTCATGAAGTAA
- a CDS encoding DUF2079 domain-containing protein — translation MRRSISGLVVYLGIAAYIVVMSYYTLLKYLTFHTHAADLGIFAQALASTLYYHRLFYESVDVAIIPKPGPIGYSFLDVHFSPTLFLFLPVYAVYPSPVTLLVVQTVIVALGALPIYWLGKHLDREWLGVFFAIIYLLNPLVQGANSFDFHMETIFMPLSLYATYLLITRKWKIYYPVLLLALGTIEFAPIPLMLLGLYYVLVNVRKKRELMHGLVTIALSIIMLLLALWIKSVLNPVGPTTVSPLSGLPEQYASSFSFGILVSVIKNPSLIPSLYSVNGTEKFLYFLELYAPTAFTAFLDPLVLPSLAWPLASFLTSDVIYYNPFFQYSSFSIPFIIIASLMASSKIPIDQMKRLMVLILISTLIVFLGVDPLIHFQYKLTGTDHKIWNALGLIPDNTTVLVQNNLYPPFSNDINAYTQWYPWLKPEYIVAQPNNPWFTWWGTPYNEYVNAALQEGYSVYITIGNSLLVLRANYTGKPIICVPITVSMIPGSITIINGLLSNNKIIHTPSEPPGTWFVASIELPPGQYNITMLYSWSGPEYLRQLNTTLAYIRVNQYTINLTTEENTTSLVLWNNYYGDVTITAYVNYVVNTTIYMNQIIITGPTCN, via the coding sequence ATGAGAAGGTCAATCAGTGGCTTAGTGGTTTACCTTGGTATTGCGGCGTATATCGTAGTGATGTCGTATTATACATTGCTGAAGTACCTAACATTTCACACCCACGCTGCGGACCTCGGGATATTCGCCCAGGCATTGGCGTCAACGCTGTATTACCACAGGCTGTTTTATGAGAGTGTTGATGTGGCGATAATACCCAAGCCCGGGCCCATAGGCTATAGTTTCCTAGACGTTCACTTCTCACCAACGTTATTCCTATTCCTACCCGTGTACGCCGTATACCCAAGTCCAGTTACCCTTCTAGTGGTTCAGACCGTGATTGTTGCCCTAGGTGCACTACCAATTTACTGGCTTGGTAAGCACTTGGATAGGGAATGGCTTGGTGTCTTCTTCGCAATTATTTACCTACTTAACCCACTGGTGCAGGGTGCGAATTCCTTCGACTTTCACATGGAGACCATATTCATGCCTCTGTCGCTATACGCAACATACCTATTAATAACGAGGAAATGGAAGATTTATTACCCAGTATTACTGCTCGCTCTGGGCACAATTGAATTTGCACCAATACCTCTCATGCTTCTTGGTCTTTATTACGTGCTGGTTAATGTGAGGAAAAAACGTGAATTAATGCATGGATTGGTTACTATTGCCTTGTCGATAATAATGCTGCTATTGGCTTTATGGATAAAGTCAGTACTCAATCCAGTGGGTCCCACTACAGTGTCGCCATTGTCTGGGTTACCTGAGCAGTACGCATCCTCATTCAGTTTCGGCATACTAGTCTCAGTTATTAAAAACCCGTCCTTAATACCAAGTCTCTACTCAGTGAATGGTACGGAGAAGTTCCTTTACTTCCTAGAGCTTTACGCGCCGACTGCCTTTACGGCCTTCCTAGACCCATTGGTACTCCCGTCACTTGCATGGCCTCTGGCCTCCTTCCTAACAAGTGATGTAATTTATTATAACCCGTTCTTTCAATACAGCTCCTTCTCAATACCCTTCATAATCATAGCGTCGCTGATGGCGTCATCGAAGATCCCCATAGATCAGATGAAGAGATTAATGGTATTAATACTCATATCGACCCTAATCGTATTCCTAGGTGTAGATCCACTCATACACTTTCAATACAAATTAACGGGTACTGATCACAAAATATGGAATGCACTAGGGTTAATACCCGACAATACAACGGTGCTTGTTCAGAACAATCTATATCCACCATTCTCAAACGACATAAATGCCTACACACAGTGGTACCCATGGCTAAAACCAGAATACATAGTGGCCCAACCAAATAACCCGTGGTTCACCTGGTGGGGCACGCCATACAATGAGTACGTGAATGCCGCATTACAGGAGGGATACAGCGTATACATTACCATTGGTAACTCACTACTCGTCTTAAGGGCAAATTACACGGGAAAACCAATAATCTGCGTACCAATTACCGTAAGTATGATACCCGGAAGTATAACCATAATAAATGGCTTATTAAGCAATAACAAGATTATACATACTCCAAGTGAGCCGCCTGGTACCTGGTTTGTGGCCAGCATTGAATTACCGCCAGGCCAATACAATATAACAATGTTATACTCATGGAGTGGACCCGAATACTTGAGGCAGCTAAACACTACATTAGCATACATAAGGGTTAACCAATATACAATAAACTTAACTACAGAAGAGAACACAACATCATTAGTACTGTGGAATAACTATTACGGAGACGTCACGATAACAGCGTACGTTAATTATGTGGTGAATACGACAATATACATGAATCAAATAATAATCACTGGGCCAACATGTAACTAG
- a CDS encoding AbrB/MazE/SpoVT family DNA-binding domain-containing protein yields the protein MHGQELRQGRGAPGYGVTKLPYKVRVYLNNQVLIPASLVRALGISGLKYAVITVSYNGIPITVKGVKLLRTRHTDSRQFTVPRKVRETYGIRPGDEIEIIEIKPFRFS from the coding sequence ATGCATGGGCAGGAGTTGAGGCAGGGGCGTGGCGCGCCGGGTTATGGAGTTACTAAATTACCGTATAAGGTTAGGGTTTACCTGAATAACCAGGTTCTGATTCCCGCAAGTCTAGTTAGGGCTTTGGGTATTTCTGGACTTAAGTATGCTGTCATCACGGTTTCGTACAATGGGATTCCAATTACGGTTAAGGGCGTTAAGTTGCTGAGGACTAGGCATACGGATTCTAGGCAGTTTACTGTTCCTAGGAAGGTTAGGGAGACCTATGGGATTAGGCCTGGTGATGAGATTGAGATAATAGAAATAAAGCCCTTTAGGTTCTCCTAG